One Chroicocephalus ridibundus chromosome 21, bChrRid1.1, whole genome shotgun sequence DNA segment encodes these proteins:
- the MEX3A gene encoding RNA-binding protein MEX3A: protein MPSLVVPGIMERNGGFGDLGCFGGSGKDRALLEDDRALQLALDQLCLLGLGEPSSSSSSSAVVLVEDSNNNNNNPPPPPPQQPPPPPPPPQQQPPPPPPPPPPAPKGSSAPSAGAAEPKLCALYKEAELRLKSSSNTTECVPVPSSEHVAEIVGRQGCKIKALRAKTNTYIKTPVRGEEPVFMVTGRREDVAMARREIISAAEHFSMIRASRNKAGTTFGSAPTLPGQVTIRVRVPYRVVGLVVGPKGATIKRIQQQTNTYIITPSRDRDPVFEITGAPGNVERAREEIETHIAVRTGKILEYNNENDFLSSSPDSGMENRYSEAWRVHTPAPGCKPLSTFRQNSLGCIGDCSVDPVYETPRLNDQNDFNYGYLFPNYGVNKQDLYYGVPESGAPMWAGQENTNPVSVLFSKQQRSSSTGAIHPNSHRSPSSSIQEPNLSGLPRRSQGEPLQGFSKLGTTTAARTSVSSSRECMVCFESEVTAALVPCGHNLFCMECAVRICERTDPECPVCHAAATQAIRIFS, encoded by the exons ATGCCTAGCCTGGTAGTACCAGGGATAATGGAAAGGAACGGGGGTTTCGGCGATTTAGGCTGTTTCGGTGGGAGCGGCAAAGACAGAGCGCTGCTGGAGGATGACCGGGCGCTGCAGCTCGCCCTggaccagctctgcctgctggggctAGgcgagccttcctcctcctcctcctcctccgccgtggtgctggtggaggacagcaacaacaacaacaataacccgccgccgccgccgccgcagcagcccccgccgccgccgccgccgccgcagcagcagccgccgccgccgccgccgccgccgcccccggccccgaaGGGTTCGTCGGCTCCCAGCGCCGGGGCGGCGGAACCCAAGTTGTGCGCTTTGTACAAGGAGGCCGAgctgaggctgaagagcagctccAACACCACCGAGTGCGTCCCGGTGCCCAGCTCCGAGCACGTGGCCGAGATCGTGGGCCGGCAAG GCTGCAAGATCAAAGCCCTGCGGGCGAAGACCAACACCTACATCAAGACTCCAGTGCGGGGTGAGGAGCCGGTCTTCATGGTGACGGGACGGCGGGAGGACGTGGCCATGGCCCGGCGGGAGATCATCTCCGCGGCCGAGCACTTCTCCATGATCAGGGCCTCCCGCAACAAGGCTGGCACCACTTTCGGCAGCGCTCCCACCTTGCCGGGGCAAGTCACCATCCGTGTGCGCGTGCCCTACCGCGTGGTGGGCTTGGTGGTGGGTCCCAAAGGAGCCACCATCAAGCGGATCCAGCAGCAGACCAACACCTACATCATCACGCCCAGCCGGGACCGGGACCCCGTCTTCGAAATCACCGGCGCGCCGGGCAACGTTGAGCGCGCCCGGGAGGAGATTGAGACCCACATCGCGGTGAGGACGGGAAAGATCCTGGAGTACAACAACGAGAACGACTTCCTCTCCAGCAGCCCTGACTCCGGCATGGAGAACCGCTACTCGGAGGCCTGGCGGGTCCATACACCGGCACCGGGCTGCAAGCCCCTCTCCACCTTCCGGCAGAACAGCCTGGGGTGCATCGGCGACTGCTCCGTCGACCCCGTCTACGAGACCCCCCGGCTGAACGACCAAAACGACTTCAATTACGGTTACCTCTTCCCCAACTATGGCGTGAACAAGCAAGATCTGTATTACGGGGTGCCGGAGTCGGGTGCCCCGATGTGGGCTGGGCAGGAGAACACCAACCCCGTCTCGGTGCTCTTCTCGAAGCAGCAGCGGTCCAGCAGTACCGGCGCCATCCACCCAAATTCACATCGCTCCCCGTCCTCCTCCATCCAAGAGCCCAATCTCTCCGGTCTCCCCAGGCGGTCGCAGGGGGAACCGCTCCAAGGGTTTTCCAAGCTGGGGACGACCACCGCTGCCCGGACGTCTGTCTCCAGCAGCCGCGAGTGCATGGTGTGTTTCGAAAGCGAAGTTACGGCAGCTCTGGTGCCGTGCGGCCACAACCTCTTCTGCATGGAGTGTGCCGTGAGGATCTGCGAGAGGACTGATCCGGAGTGCCCGGTTTGCCACGCTGCAGCCACTCAGGCCATTAGAATATTTTCCTAA